The following DNA comes from Phoenix dactylifera cultivar Barhee BC4 unplaced genomic scaffold, palm_55x_up_171113_PBpolish2nd_filt_p 001012F, whole genome shotgun sequence.
CCTAATATGTATAACAATAGTGGTTCATGTGGTACCTAATAGCAAAGACAAATATCTAAAATGAGTAGTGGTACCTCTTTTTTCACTATCTATGATATAAGAGGAGGGATAATACTACCTATCATGTAGGACAATATAGCAGCCCATGCGGTATATAATAGTAAAGGCAAGTATCCAAAATGAGTAATAACACACTCATTTCAGTAGTCAAGAGGAGTCACATATAAGTTTGAGGTTGTGATCATAgatctttagtattttcatTTCTTATTAATTTGTTATCCTCTATATTGTCAGAAGTGTAGGTAGTATTCTAGTAGTGAAAAGTCTTTGAAGATTCAAAACATTTAAACTGTAGCATCTTCTCTTCTCAATTCTGACGACAAGTTGATAACACTCCTGCGTAATTACCTAGCCTAGTTGCAGACTTGTTATCCCATcccaaacaaaaaagaaaaatattgagcCTTATCCACTCCCACCACCTCCTCATCTTCTaagacctcctcctcctcttctccaaacCCCACTGCCGTCCTCATTTTTCTCTCTATCTAACTTAGTTCCAGGCCTCATTTTCTCCTTCTAACTCCTATTCCAACATCTCCTCCTCATCATTCTCTCTAATTCTCGCCATTGTTATAAATCACTGATCACAAGGGTATTTCAGTCCTATAAGTTTAATATGTTAATAACATGATACAATTTTATGAACCCAGATAAATGAATACAGACGGTAGGAGTATATTGAACTACTTCACTAAATTAAAAGGCcactttgaattttttttagaacTCGAGAGATATTAAATAAAACTAGCTCAAGTTAAAAGGATGCCTaagtatttttttctaaaatatatgtAATACATAGCAGATAATAGTTGTTATATTATTTCCTAATATTTTGGTGAAGtaggattttcttttaaaaaatatcttCCCAGCAAAGCAGTGGTCCACAGTTTACGCGTGAGAAAGCGTGGAAACTGCAGACTGAAGTTGGCTTGAGCCTGGTTTGGCTGGGTCACGGACGTTCGCTCCGTGTGGCTAGGAGATCCATCGCATCCTCCATCCCATCGCAGGAGATTGGTCAGATTACAGATCTTTCTTAACTGGCAATTAGGCTTCCCTCTGGTCAAAAGAACCGATCGAGCCGTCAAGTGGTAGTTGAGCATATATAGAAACCCCATAAGTTGCTAAGTGGTTGTTTGCAACATGTCAAGATGCTAAAGTCTCCAAGTAGTCCTTATTTTTCTAGCCCGGACTTGAGAAAAGCCTCAACAGCTGTTTCCTGATAAACTTGTTGGTTAATAAAAGTCTCAACGAAGTTGCTAACCCTTAATCTATATTATATCAAGTTTTTCAAAGTCGTCTTGGTGGATGACTAGTCACGAAGTCAGTGAGGGCAGACCTCTGTTCGACGTCGTCACTTCCGTCCACACCAACATTTATACTTTCCAGATGTTGACCCAACACGTTCCACCCACCGACCGTCCTACATAAGTGTTACCAACTCATATATCATATATCATCTGCAGCCGCATATATTTTTAGTTCACGTGGCCTattcatcaaattttttttaaaatatttataaaaattaaaaattttaaaaaaaatattttttatttaattattttattttagataaattTATGAGTTATTATAAATGATATCAGAATAAATTTGACCtataatttatataaattaGAAGATACTAGAAACACTGCTCTATATATTTATAGAGAGTTGACCATTGATGCttataattaaatttgaataaatttaactTAAAATGTTAGAGTTGAGCGCGCAGAATATGTAAGGAACGTGCGAGGGTTAGTTTAGCTTCATGTCGACCATCCTTGGAAAAAATTTTGGATACTGATATAGGGGGGGTGAATGCACTAGTTTGGCACACATCCTGTCATCTGCGTTTTGCTTACCCCGCCGAAGACAAACGAAGGAAGAGAGTAGGGATGGCTAGTAAGAGAGAGTTGCTGCTGCTCCAGCTGTTGTTGCAGCTGCTGGTAGCAGCAGCATCCTCGTCGGAGCAGCTCATGGCGTTGCCCGGCTGCCGTCGTAAGTGCGGGAACATCGCCGTCCCCTACCCCTTCGGCATCGGACCCGGCTGCTTCAGAGGAGGCTTCGACATCACCTGCGACGGCGGCAGCCCGAGAGCTCTCATCCCGGATCTGGACTTGGAAATCGAGATCACGGATATATCATTAGCACCAGCCGAGGTACGTGCAAAGATACCCATGTCCTACCAGTGCTACAACGAGACCGCCATGGTCTCCAAAGTAACGCCCAAGGTCGACCTCACGACGCGGCCGGCCTACATTTTCTCGAGCACCCGCAACAAGTTCACCGCCTTGGGCTGCTTCACCCTGGCGCATCTGGCTGCCTACATCGAGGAGGATGACTACCAGTACGGCGGCGCCTGCGTCTCCTACTGCTGGAATGAGGAGAGCATCGCTAATGGCTCCTGCTCCAACATGGGATGCTGCCAGGTCTCCATCCCGAAGCAGCTAGGCTCCATAGATATCTACTTCCGAAACTATGGCTACAGCGATACTTGGAATATCAGTCCCTGCAGTTATGCCTTCCTGGTGGCCCAGGACTCGTATAACTTCAGCAGATCTGATCTCTCCTACGATTTCGCCGTCAAGCACCGCAACCATACCCCGGTGGTGCTAGATTGGGCCATACGGAACCAGTCTTGCCAGGATGCAAGAGTGGATCCAACAACCTATGCATGCCGCAGCAACAACAGCATCTGCAGCGACGCAAGCAATGGCCCCGGATATCTCTGCAGCTGCTTGCCGGGATATGATGGCAATCCCTACCTTCACGATGGATGCCAAGGTTACTCTACCTTCACCCTTCGTTGTACTAATATATCCCTATCATTtttgtggtttcatgattgcttCAATTGAATCTGCAGACATCGACGAGTGCAAGCTCCCGGAGCAGTATCCTTGCCATGGGATTTGCGTGAACAGACCAGGGAATTATAGCTGCGCCTGCCCTCAAGGAACGCAGGGTAATGCAACGACGGAAAGCTGCAGGCCGCTCCGAGGCAAAGACAAGTTTCCCTTGCTAGCAATCTTGGCTGGAGGTAAGTCTTCTATCAGTTCAGTTCAGTTCAATTCTATGTATGACCTACCCACCGGACGCGCAACCCATGCGATGAATCGACCAGATCTCATACCTGCCATTAACTTCTGGGGAAAAAATAATATGGGTTTTGGTGCTCAGAAAATTGGGCCATGAAAATTCTGAATAAGGCACATACATATAGCTGCTtgcaattactaattaatttaTACATGAAGGGGAGCTTATATGTGGGAAGGGATGGGATGGGATGGTCCAATAGACAAAAGATTCATGGGGCACTTTAAAAGAAGCAAGTCAAACTCCAAACAACAGAGTCCAACCCATTCGAACCAAAACATTGCACTGACCTATATACTTTCTCTGCAAAAGTTTAGAAGTACTCCAAGTATTCTTAAAAATCAATCTGTGCCGTGCCAAGAATTTCCTCGTTTGCATTTTTCGATTCACTATTTGCTCTCTTTGCTATTTGCAGGCATCAGTGTTAGCACTTTCTTCATAGTTCTCATTTGCTATATCCTTGCAAAGAGAAAGCTCGTTACGACCAAGCAAAAGTTCTTCGACCAAAATGGAGGGTATCTGCTGCAGCAACAAATCAGTTCAAAAGGTGTTGCATTTAAGATTTACACTGTTGAAGAACTAAAAAGAGCAACGAACAACTTTAACACGGACCGAGTGTTAGGACAAGGAGGCTTCGGCACCGTTTATAAAGGGATCTTCGAAGACAAAACAGTAGTAGCCATCAAGAAGCCTAAGAAAATGGAAGTGGACCAAATTGAAGAATTTGCGAAGGAGATGTTTATCCTTTCCCAAATAAACCACAAAAATGTGGTTAAGCTCTTAGGCTGCTGCTTGGAAGTTAAAGTTCCCATGTTGGTTTATGAATTTGTCTCCAACGGTACCCTCTCCGATCACCTCCATGGGAGAAATCAGAATTCCTCGCTTAACTTGGACATGCGTCTCACGATTGCTGTAGAGTCTGCGGAGGCACTTGCCTATCTGCACTCCTGGGCCTCTCCACCTATCCTGCATTGTGATGTAAAGTCTGCTAATATACTCCTCGACGAGAACTTTACTGCAAAAGTGTCTGATTTTGGGGCTTCAAAGCTTGTTCCCAACGGACCAACTCAGTACGTTTCCGTAATTCAAGGAACCTTGGGTTATTTGGATCCAGAATTCCAAGCAGATGGCCGATTAACTAACAAGAGTGATGTTTACAGTTTTGGAGTGGTTCTTCTGGAACTTCTGACAGGGAAGAGAGCAATTTACTCTGAGGGATCCGAGGAGAAGCGCAGCCTTGTAGCAAGTTTCTACAGAGCAATGAACGAGGATAGGCTTCTGCAAATTTTGGACGATCAAGTCAAGGATGAAGGAGGGATAGAGTTGCTCGAACAGATTGCTGACCTTGCGGGGCGATGTTTAGATAGGAGAGGGGAAGATAGGCCCACCATGAAAGAAGTGGCGGAGGAACTCGAAAAGCTAAGGAAATTCAAGCAGCATTCATGGGAGCAAAATGATCATGAGGAGACAGACAGCTCACTTGATGGAAGCCGGCCAACGGCAATATTGCCTCATACTTATTGAAACATTACCGAGGTATTTGTGAAGAATTGCTACAGCGGCATCCTGTGCTAAGAATAAAAGATGTAATAAGTACTTGATAAATAGTTTAAACCATGAGTTCTTATTGCGACTTGTTCCTCCATTAGATAAATAcagattattaaaaaaaaatcttctttcATTAGAGGAGCTAAAAAGGATCCACTTATTTTTTGATGATGAAGGAGGCCGGTAAAGCAGCCGCCCAACTTTTATTGATGGAAAAAAGTAATTACAGCAAAAAAAATAGAGCAAGACAATATAATAAAAACAAAGCAGctgcaaagatagaagaaaaaaaaaaaaacccaaagaaACAAATGATGCAACTTCAGCTCAATAAAGAACCAGCTTGCTGTCCCACAATGAGTAATCTATTTACTCAAGTACCAGCAATGTCAAGCTCCATTTATCAAAAtaggtattttttttattttgtatcatATTTTTGTATGCTCATTAAGCAACTTTGTGTTACAAAGGTTCGACCAAAAAGAGAGCCGTTGTAAACTCTCTGCAACAACTGACCATATAGAAGATTGCTTAATCataaaaattttgatatttctttttttccaacACGACCATAAAATAGCACCAATGAGCATCAGAACCACTGACTGCGCAGCTTTGGAAAATTTTCTCTTCCTCTAATCTAAACATAGTCCTTCAAAAGTTCTATGCGATTGCAGTACACCTGCTAAAAGACAAAACCCTCTCCAGATGGTAGCAAAGAAGTTGTACTCTGAGAATAAATGGTCCATAGATTCGATAGAGTGGCAACACAATACACATTCTCCCATATTTTTTCCA
Coding sequences within:
- the LOC120103722 gene encoding wall-associated receptor kinase 3-like — encoded protein: MASKRELLLLQLLLQLLVAAASSSEQLMALPGCRRKCGNIAVPYPFGIGPGCFRGGFDITCDGGSPRALIPDLDLEIEITDISLAPAEVRAKIPMSYQCYNETAMVSKVTPKVDLTTRPAYIFSSTRNKFTALGCFTLAHLAAYIEEDDYQYGGACVSYCWNEESIANGSCSNMGCCQVSIPKQLGSIDIYFRNYGYSDTWNISPCSYAFLVAQDSYNFSRSDLSYDFAVKHRNHTPVVLDWAIRNQSCQDARVDPTTYACRSNNSICSDASNGPGYLCSCLPGYDGNPYLHDGCQDIDECKLPEQYPCHGICVNRPGNYSCACPQGTQGNATTESCRPLRGKDKFPLLAILAGGISVSTFFIVLICYILAKRKLVTTKQKFFDQNGGYLLQQQISSKGVAFKIYTVEELKRATNNFNTDRVLGQGGFGTVYKGIFEDKTVVAIKKPKKMEVDQIEEFAKEMFILSQINHKNVVKLLGCCLEVKVPMLVYEFVSNGTLSDHLHGRNQNSSLNLDMRLTIAVESAEALAYLHSWASPPILHCDVKSANILLDENFTAKVSDFGASKLVPNGPTQYVSVIQGTLGYLDPEFQADGRLTNKSDVYSFGVVLLELLTGKRAIYSEGSEEKRSLVASFYRAMNEDRLLQILDDQVKDEGGIELLEQIADLAGRCLDRRGEDRPTMKEVAEELEKLRKFKQHSWEQNDHEETDSSLDGSRPTAILPHTY